From the genome of Medicago truncatula cultivar Jemalong A17 chromosome 2, MtrunA17r5.0-ANR, whole genome shotgun sequence:
CCATGCTAACGCACGGGTCATTTTAAGAAGTAAATATTcactgtaaaaataaaacaatgtagttcgcttgaatgtaaaaattgtcgtgaatcaaagcatAATGTCAATTACgatagactttgttattgttccataattctaagACGCAGTTTCTGTTactttaacataacatataattttaaaagggaaactgaagttcgttgacatacaaatagtttcaataagtaagaaaatgaatagtacacaaaaaagtcctacacattacggaaaacttctttgtagaccacatttgatgcaacatcgaTACAATCGCCGTcctcgtcattaatcaatatctttaaaccacccctcgaaCAATACGTGTGAGTAAGATATGATGGTCgagcaataaagagtattaCTTATCAcgataagcacaaaatagtggaacaaaattaggaaatgcccaacattttaggataaagattaatatgaataaaatgaaattaatatttttgatgagacatttttttttacttaagaattggcATGTAAATAGGGAGGGCGCAGAACAAATGGATGCACTTGAAGTGGAATAAATTTAGGAAATGcccaacattttaaaataaagataaatacaaataatatgaaattaatattcttGATGGGGCAGTGTGTTTGACTTAAGAATTGACTTGTAAATAGGGTTTAGGGGCGCAGAACAAATTATTAGGATAGTTGACTCGGGTGAAatgtagtagttacttgaatgagaggaattaggatttttagtttgtttccacccaaaacatattttagagatgtggatgaaatctcgtacttatttgaatgagagaaataaggattttagtttgtttccaccaaaaagttactttagagatgtggatgaaatctcttggctacttgaatgagagaaattaggattagaatttaagtttttttccacctaaaaaatattttagagatgtggatgaaatctttagtagttacttgaatgagaggaattatgatttttagtttgtttccacccaaaacatattttagagatgtggatgaaatcccgtaattatttgaatgagagaaataaggattttagtttgtttccaccaaaaagttactttagagatgtggatgaaatttcttagttacttgaatgagagaaattatgattaggattttagtttgattccacccaaaacatattttagagattaggattattaattgttagtaataatgttactaaaagtgtcaccaaaaggtagtaattgttactaataatgttactaaaagctaTGCTACTAAAATGCTTCAATAACACAGCAATGCTACTAAATATAGTTTGAggagcacaaacacaaatatagaaatcaaaaaccaaagcaagcaaggctaaattaattatgaaattcaagggacatttgctaaattcaaagacaaaaaaatagatgcttccaaaactctaagcaactaaaacttaaaattcaaagtggaaaggtgttgcacaatttatctaaacatggactaattgtaaataacatcaaggtagatgatatcatgtgacccaaccatcggagcaccccctctgatcttcacaccttcACGGAGCCTGCGAGCTTCCATAAACCTATTCCAACGCCGTCCAATCTTGAAGTGTTCATAAGGAAAAGTTGCAAAAGTTAGCTCACACACCCATAAGTTACCGCAATCGTCGATAATATTCACAGTTGTCTTGAGTGTATCAAGCATCTGCGGAACATTGCCGGTGTAAAGTAGAATCTGCAAAATTAGAAATCCATGTAACTTATATCAACTAAACGGAAAAGGAATAAAAGAAGTTAAGGTGGACACGAAAAGTGTATCATACTATGCAACCTTTAGTAACATCATactcagttaattttttttcgaaatcaaGAACCATGTCAGTGATATTATGACGATAAGCGAGAAGAGATGTTATTGGGGGGAGATAGTCATCGAAagttgcttgcaaattcatcttgtCTAGAAGGAAATGCATAGGGGGATCAAAAACCAGGTAGGGATACTCTTGTGAAACCTATCAGTCAACTATATATCAAACTGTCTGTCACCAACAAAAACCAAGGTAATTCAGGCACCAAGATCGATTCCGTAAAAGTCACGAATCACTTTCCATCCCTTTGTGAGAAAAAATGCTCCGTTTACTCTGTCAaccaatacttcaaacttgttggacttaggatcattcaatattgcatagcgtccaatttgatctccaaaatcaccgccaaacatgtttggcaagcatactgcaccctaaaaaaataacaaacaaaaacatcacaaacattgataaaatagaatgcagataattaagaataggtatatttcgcaaaaaacacatacaacatcaatgtcatattcagcgatatatgatctgtatttcagtctcagcttgttgattgctttgtcaagatcggAAAGATGGTTTTTCACCAACAGACCTACAAAAGATtaaaagggattgaaagaatgatttatactttaCAACATCGAGGAATAAGAGCAAAAGTCTATATATTTAGTATAAACCagagtggaatgaagatatgGTTATGGTTTTAGAAAGAGATTTCAGTTTAGgagaaatgattaaaatatattggcgagggtttggaggaggggagttaggagatatggtttatggaaatcaattagataggttttaggaggagtgaagttaggaaatcatggttagggtttggaggaggggaattaggaaatatagttaggttttgaaggagggaaaagttgctaaaatattaggttaaaattagggcaacaaagctttgtttaggaataagaagataacattaataacaatatttcatcaattttattttacatattatcataaaataaataaatgtaatggTTACTTTTTCGGTGGTTCCTTTCTTCCTTCAAAGCATGACGTAAACCCTTCACATTTTGCGCCTAATTTTAATAATACATTGCCATTTTTGGTAACATAACACTCTTCAGTCATTTTCTTTGGGGACAAAGGACAATACAATATGCCAATAATCTGTCAAGCCTTCACTTCTACAACGTTTCATTCAATACTGTAGCGGTGATACATTTGTTAATGAACATTTTATTCTGATGCACGTGGAGGTTATTTTCTTCCTTAAAATAGCTTTCATTAGACTTAGAATGAAATTAGTgcttctaatttatttatccaTATATTTAGATGGCATTCAAAACAAtccatcatttttttaaagaaaaacatgCCATCATATATCTTCATAAGAGATACTTTGAACAATTAATCATTGTTTTTGAACACATGAGTGTACACCAAGTATTTTTCTACTGTGAACATGCAGCTTAGTAATGCATGGCTCTAGCAAAGTCAAGCTATTAGCTTATAACATATATGCTCGTATGATCCAATCCAACTATAATTATTTGGTAGCAATAAATTTCTCACGATATTATAACTCTCTTTTTTATCTGTTTATAGTATTTTCATATACTACTTTAAATAGTGTTGAACTTATGACTTAAAACCTATTTTTCCCCTACTTTTTACTATCATCATTTTAACTAcgaaatattttgttattttttatttgtatttattttttgttgtggccggggtttgaaccccggacttTACATATATTAGCACTATTCTTACCAACCGAGCTAAGTTCacgatgatttttttatttgtatcttttttttttgcagtgatttgtatcttttttttttgtggtggtcaggGTTTTAACCCCGGAcaatgcatatattatgcattgtctataccaactgagctagCTCACGAGGACGGTAGTGATTTGTATCTAAGGGTGTTCGTGGGTGGGTTTGGGTTGGATTTGGCCAAacccaaaaccaaaccaaataagGTACTCCGGTTTGGGTGAGGTAAAATAACCACCCGTTATACTATTGGGTGGGTTTAGGCAAACTCATTAATTTTTAGGTTGGGTTGGATTGGGTAATGGATTACCcaacttatttttctattattttaatattaaatgactaaatgacaagtcctcataattttgttttaaaatagtactcagctttttaattttcttaaaaaagatatttaacttattttactaTAATCTTATGCATCAtagaatatcaaataataaactccatcataaaatacttgcaacaaattaaaattgcatgacataaaattgcattagtatcaaaataatcaaaaagtgcaacatattaatttgtaactctagtatgttttgattttcaatatatagGGTACCATTAgtatgttttgaaaatataacttTCTTCTACCCTATgaaaataaggataaaaaatattaacattaatGGATAAATGGGTTTTTTGGGTTTGGTCTAGTTTTACCCGaaacccatttatttttatgggttttccATTTTTATAAACATACCCACCCAATAACCAAACCCAATtcatttttttggatttgaCCAGATTTTCTGGGTTGATCCAACCTATGAACACCCCTTGTATCTAATTCAAGGTTAATTTTACGGGAaactttatatttaatttactaacatttaatcttatttttataGGGAAACAACTATATGCTCCTCCTACAGCGCATATATACATGTACATGTAAATGAGAAAATTCGGTGGTCACTATTCTTCTAATTCCGCTGTCTCTCTTGTCGCTTTTAAGAAAATAGGAAATTTATtaggctaaattgtatttttgttcccttcactatttaggtagtatcgttttggtctattaataaaaatttgatttattttggttcatTAACTTCTccccgttacacattttggtcctttccgttagttttaattaaaaaaacgttagattttcttcattttcttctgaaatttttatggcattcttgttgttgaaggttgatggagatcatatgaaaatgaaaaagaggaaaagaagatgaagaaaacctaatgtttttgaattaaaactaacagaaatgactaaaatgtgtaacagaaagaagttaaaggatcaaaataaattaaattttaattaaaggatcAAAGCAATACTatctaaatagttaagggaccaaaaatataatttagcgaatttattatttcatcaaaaacaaacaaatttggaGGACATGTGATTCGTTTCCATCAAATAATTAATTCGATGTACAAGTACTTGTTATCATGATTTTGTAGCAAATGAGTAAGTTTACTACAATTGTGTGGATGCTATGCTTGGTGGTACAAAAGGGAGCCTAATTATAAGCCACCCCCGTTATTGGTAATGGAAATTCTTTCACGTGAAAGAATTCaattataatgaaaaataactATATACTTGCAACAAAAACGGGTTGCATATTCAATGATCATGTTTGGCATGATGTTGGATCATTCATCCCCACACTTGGTCGCCCTTTTCTGAAAGAGTTAAGATGCATGCTTATTATGATTCAGGCCCGTCCCTAAGTAAGAGCAAGGAGCTCCGTAGAGTCAGGTCTCCAATTTACGAGGCCTCAAATATTTGCAGGGATAAATGTATAATTGTTGGttgcaagataaaaaaaaataacacttttactTACGATAAATTTTGTCACTATATGTCATTTTTCGTAGTTAAGTGTCTATTTTTTGTACGTAAAAGTCATTTTGAAccaatgtttatatatttaattacaaCCTAATTACTTATCATTATAAGtggtgttgatttttttttttaattctttttataaaaagttgtcAAGATTACAACTGAATAAATTGTCTGGAACGGCCTTGTTAAGATTTAAGATACCTTATCCTATGAACATAATTCAATTGATAGACATTCGTTTATAAGAGCAACCTACAACGCCTTACTTATTCACACTTAAAAAGTATAatattcttgataaaaaaatatggtattttAACCACTACTCTATTTGAATTAAAATCAAGATAAACTACTATCAAATACCTTATAAAAAGTGTGAACTGCATCTATTTTAATGGACTTTTAGTATCTTTATACTCACAATATATAATAGAtctttgcttataaaaaaattaatttaattcttaaaatatggttgttatatactccctccgtcccaaattgtatgtcactttagaaaaaatatttgtctcaaattatacgtcgctttacaataccaatgaaacattaatgttattttttctattatatccttaattatttattactctttcttttttcaattctttcatttatctttcccatattatttattaaggacaattttgtaaaacaactcataacatctctttcccacacaatattaattacatttcttaatatgtgtgaaatgtccaaaacatcatacaatttaggacggagggagtacaaaatttaacaattttgatcAATTTAGTTTCAAGTGTCTATTGACTCCACCAAAAAGATTACTACTTTTGactcaaaatataataatataattctCCTATTTTGTGGtcataaaaataagtaaaaccAAAGTAACTCCACTCTATTTAAGCTATATTTATTATTCTCAAAATATTCTTCAATAAAATAAGTTCTCATacaaaattcaatgaaaaaaatggtAGTTTAGAAAATGAATTTACTTTTTGGTGAACACTAATGTcatgtcattttttatatttaatattataaatttaagttaattattttctccaaaaataaaagttaattttaatttggtcaaatgcatctaaagatcttttaagtttttcattttttccaaagtcgtcctttaagtttcaaaagtctcaaacaagtccttttagtttttaaatcgtttcaaacaagtcctatagtagatagcatagttggtaattgcttccttgaactcatctttggtaccaaatctggctcaTAACACctacttaaaattagtcatctttttaagcatggcaaatggtggataatgctctttgttgctatcatctaaattatcaccatcatcctttaaaatgacttgtttgtaacgattcaaaaactaaaaagacttgtttgtgacttttgaaactgaaaagacttgtttgagacttttgaaacttaaaggacgactttgagaaaaacgaaaaacttaaaggacatttaaatgcatttgacctttaaattttaaactagTTTTATCTACCCGAACCGGTACTCAACAAAACTCTTGAGTACAAAAGAATTATCATTTTatgacataataaaaaaaataagattaaaatatatcaaGCGtagagatgaaaataattaattataaattttacataataatattaatagtaaattaaaatatatattttttggaagaaaaaataacagtttataatatattattttctgcAGTATATTATACAACTAATAGATGattattaaacataattaaaggTAATGTTAAATTATATCTCTATATATGCATACATATGAGAGATTGATCAATGAGTGGGAGATCAGGGCTATTAGACAAAATTCAAGAACTacaataaataaagataaaggtgTAAAACGAATTATAATAGATGATACTCTTCATCATATAAACTAGTTCCAATTTGTCCATATAATTAAGTTTGGATTGATTCAAGTGACATGCAGACTACCTACCTTGTTTAGAGTCCCGTAATGTGAGTGAAAAAATATAGACGATGAATTGGTCCACTCGTGTCTAAACAAGGTCCAATATTGTGACCTTTTAATACCGTGATCATGACTCATGACCTACTACTTACGGTTCATTAATTTCAACAAAGGAATGTGGTACTTCTTTAGTACTtccatgtaatttttttgttcttcctttttgACACCATAACACGTAAATTCCTTGTTAATTAACGCCTCTTATGCATGCATTCTCACTACAAGGATATAGGCTCATTTGAAAGCGACTTTTTCCtactttttatttaacaaaagcAAAGTGAACTCATATCATTAATAACATTGTTCAATATAAGTAggataaaactaaaaaatatggtGACTAATCTAAAATCATGTTGTCCTTAGTTAAAGAATGAGCAACTATGTTcgtttgttgtttaataaactTCACCTCGAAGTTGGAATGTAAAgagaattgaaaaataatatgagaaacaacaacaaagaactCGGAATCACCACGACACTTAGACGAGATTGCTTGCCCAAGTGTAGCTGAATCTGACTCAAACACAACCCCTATGTTAACTTTAGATTAAGGCAAAATTATACTATGAGTTCTTAGGTTAATTTTAGATTTCATTTTGGCTTCCTATGTTTTTTTcgtttcattttgatcccttaaattaCAAAAGTCGGACAATTTGattcttaagttttttttttttggtttcattttggttaATTAACTTGCAAATATGAGTTACTTTTGATCTTTTAAGTTACAAATTTTTGACACTTTAGTTCTTGCTATCAAAGACCAAAATTTCTTAATATTTGTAGCttaagagactaaaataaaacgaaaacaatttaaaaccaAAGTGTATAACATATATAGcttaagagaccaaaataaaacaaaacaaaattaaagaaCCCAAGTAAATCCtataaataatttaagagaTCAGAGTGTAATTTAGCTAAAATTAAATAACCTATGCTTCATTTGTTATTATTGTCCTAATTTATTTTTCCGTCTGATTTTTTAATGTAAACAAAGTGATAAACACCACCtaaaaactcacacacataaaaaaaaatatcccaaATTTAAATCCGGATAATCATAACTTAATCTCGATATTATCGGTTGAGGTATGTCTTACATacatctttgttttttctttttaaatactAGAGTTTTGTACTTAAAAAAGCCTATGCTAGCTTTTTTGCTTGTAGATAGAAAAAAACATGAAGTTTCATCTTAACATCTACTTTAAGTCTCATTGTTGGACCGGTACTTATTACCACTTTCCATAGAGTCACGGATAAtcgtatttttgttttgaaaagtaCCACTTTTAATTCGTTTCGTACCGACTTTATTCACGTGATGCATCAATATGTGTGGACACCAACGTAAAATTTTTGCTACAATATCTACATGATACaactataaaaaatttatttaagtaAATTCTCACATAACTAAACTCTACATGCATGCAAAAACTTAACTATAGTTAAGTGGACACCAACAACTAATAGCAGCTTAcatttaatatgattttaagTCACAAGCTGTCACTATATATAACTACCATCTTCTCTTCAACATTCTCTAACTTAGTTATCTGTCACCTATTGCTATTTCTTGCTTTCACATCGTTCAATATGGCGTTTGTTCATGTTATCACAACACTTCTTTTTGCATTAGCTCTTGCAAGAATTGACCCTTCTGTATGCCAAATGGTAAAGGGCAAAGTTTCTTGCAATGATTGTGCTCAAGACTATGATTTCTCTGGTTTGTCTCAAATctcatcacattttttttaattacttgaTTTCAGATTATATTAATGTtctgtttaaaaaatatattttaactaaCTCAATTTCCTAGCTTATTAATATATCCTGAGCAATCCTAGGTAAGTATATACTTCATCtgatcatatttataagcaaaaatcaactttttaaatttattaaatatctaatatattttgtctTAATATTGACCAGATACATTAGTCATTCGTTGGAGTACCTAATGACATCAATGATGAAAATTCTGTGCGGTCACAAGTCACAACTGCAATAGTGCGTAATCTATATAATAATAGTATTAAAGGCTTGTGCAAGTAATTTTGTACAATATCAAATATTGCCACATAATTAATTGTACTTCCACCGTTTTACAATACTTGTCGCTTTTGAGGAAATTACACATACtaagaaatcaaataattttgctatttttaataaaattctttgtatttttctataatacccttatacccatttattatttcattctattATTTATCCCTCTACAATAAATAGGTAAgtgttctctcaaaaaaaaaaaaaggtaagtgTATTATTGATAAACCAATAATTAACAttgcattgaaatttgaaagtgacgaataaagtgaaacaaaattattctctaaaagcGACATGTATTGTGAAACGGAGGGAACCGTGATTATAATTAAGCTTTAAAAGATTAGGtaaattcttcaaaataatatcatataattcatGGATCAAATTCTTTTCGGTTTCTCAAAGGAATGGAGGACTCTATAATGACATAGAGAGACGAATTAGTGAGACGAATTAGTGAGTTTGATAAGTTTCTTGTTTAATGGGATCCATAAAACTCATTAGTATGTATTTTCTTTCTCAAATGAAattctatttcttttaaaaagagagAGGATCTTGATCCATAATTCATATCTATTAGGACAGCCCCAACAATTCTAAAGACCTAAAACGAACTTTTACATATGttgttttacaattttaataaaaaattcaattcttaatattgtagattttttttttagagaaattctTAATATTCTAGATAGATATATAGAAAAGTACAAGATATATTATTGTAATGTCTTAGTATTAATCACATTCTTTAATTCAATACTAATTAACATCTTAAACTACTTTAAAAAATGGGACaaagttaatattttattgaataatGTTAGGAATACACTTTCTAACATACACATATTAACATACTCTCTTTTATATGTTGAAATTCATATATTGATCCCACAAAATTATGTGGATCCgatatgaattttaatcaataaaagaGACTAGAGAATGTGTTGGCATGTGTGTGTTTTAGAGAGTGTGATGCTAGCACTTCTCGTATTTTTTAGCTATAGAACATACATCCACACATTGAATCTACAACTCTACCATGGTTTCAGGAATTAAGGTCTCAATGAAGTGTGAAGGTGTGAAAAACATGGCAATGGCAACTACAGAAAATGATGGCTCCTTCATGGTTGATCTTTCCACAAGCCATGCAAAACTTCCTTATGATAATTGTCATGCAAAACTTCTTGGTGGGCCAAATAACCTTTATGCTTCAAGAAGAAACCAATTCTCCCAAATTGTGAAGGGAAAAGAGGAAAATAGCTACACACTATCCACTCCTCTCAGTTTCTTCACTTCTTGCCCACAAAACAAAGAATGCAAAACTGAGAAAAATGAGTTTGGTTCATCAAAAAGCATCAATTTCCCATTGCCTCCAGAGTGGGGTTTGGCACCAAGTAGTTATTATCTTCCTTTCTTCCCCATCATTGGAATACCATGATCATATGTTCCATTAATTACACTATTATATGGTTTTGTTGTCACACCTGGAAGAATGGAAGGCACAGACCACAgtggtaaaaaataataacgtaTGTTTAAGAAGTTTGTTTTGTGAAGGAAGttcatttctttattttatttaattttttgttgccAAGCCAGTTCATTAAATTCTTAGGTTGAAAAGCAGATAAGTATATCTTGCTGTTTTGTCCAGTATTTATGTTGAACTGTTATGATATGTAAAAGCTTTATTCTGAATATGTAATGACTTGAGTTAATCCATATCAACCATATATATCCTAACTAATTTTGtaatgtaattaaatttttatacatGAAGAATCATAGCAAATGAGTCTTCGGTAGAAAAATGGCCACTCTTTGGTCTAGTAGTCTAGTGGTTGAAGCTCGCACATTTTAAATGAGGAGAAATGGGAGTGTCTGAGGTTCAAACCTCGACTCCTGCATATATTATCCAATGTCTCTACCAACAGAGTTGACAACTCTGCTCATTAGGTAACTTGATTTATAATTTGATCTAGTTGCTAACCGTTGGGTCATGAGGGTGTTAGGTTACTTGACACGTCACAACAATGTCTCTTAAGTGACCTGAGCGTTGATACCACATGAGAGGGAACCTCACTAGTTTGGGTAATTAGATGAAGCTAAAAACAACTACGCAAGTAAGATTGAACACCCCATCTTCTTTTAAATTTGGGTCATTTCACTTATTTTTTTGCTCAACTTTAACGCTTCTTCTATCAAATGTGAAACTTTATCTCAAACTTAACACATAAGGTAAATAACAAATTCCAACTCTATCTCGTAAGTTAATCACAAacatttttgctaaaaaaagttcatatacaaaatataaattttggaatttgatttgtttagacttaaatttgaatttattgcACCCAACAATCCACATATTCATGCTGATAGCACGTTGATAATTGTTGAGTACCAATTTCAAATAATCCATATTTTAAGATcgttatttcattttttaagagtaaattacactctccttctctaagagaagcttgaattacactccccttttcttttatgttaaaatataggctaaagtgcacttttccccccttaactttcaaaaacttgcaattttggccccctaagtacaaaaactacaattttgccCCCCCAAGAATTAGGCCCTTTGCAATTTTGATCCTTTTGACCAATTTTGACCGGTCAATGCCTACGTGGCATGCCATGTgtgtaattattgaattaaaaaaaattaaaaaagccacataatcatttataaattaaataaattaaaaagaaattaaaaaaactcaaaaaaaaataaaaaataaaagtaaaggaAAAAGGAAGAGGCGTGACATAACGGTTGGTTTTGGATCGCACATACTGGAAGACAAACATTCTTACATCACTACTCATTCCATAGAATTGGGTTGCTGCAAACTTGAGGGTAAAAGTGTGAAAATGAGTGGATTTGAGAACGAGGtggaaaaaaaatggttaaatatgtttttgatccttataaatataccaacttttcgttttagtctctctaaatttttcttttaacttttaatccctttaaattttcaatcactacttttggtccctatttttaagttaatttttgtatttttttaatgaaattgtgcagaaatgtgtagaatattgtaaaaaacattaccccaaaaaattagaatttgttaacaaaacataattaattatgaatttttaaccatcaaacgtataaaaattcatattaaattcatgttttgttaaacaattctaattttttttgggagagtttcttataatattatgcatttttctgcataattttattcaaaaatatgtattctacatatgagtttactttaagaAAGGGACCataagtgaagatgaaaattttTTGAGGGActgaaagttgaaggaaaattttagagagagtaaaatgaaaagttggtatatttatagggaccaaaaacatatttaaccaaaaaaaaaacagagaggaGGTTAAAGTTTGAGAAACAAAC
Proteins encoded in this window:
- the LOC11408133 gene encoding uncharacterized protein; amino-acid sequence: MAFVHVITTLLFALALARIDPSVCQMVKGKVSCNDCAQDYDFSGIKVSMKCEGVKNMAMATTENDGSFMVDLSTSHAKLPYDNCHAKLLGGPNNLYASRRNQFSQIVKGKEENSYTLSTPLSFFTSCPQNKECKTEKNEFGSSKSINFPLPPEWGLAPSSYYLPFFPIIGIP